The Mailhella massiliensis DNA segment CGCCTCTGGGGATGCAGGGCGTGCAGGCGCAGTTTGAAGACTTTTCCTTCCTCGACATGCTGCCCCCCTCCGCCCCCGTATGCGACCTTATCTACCGGCCTCTGAAAACCCGTCTTCTGGAAGAAGCGGAAAAACGCGGCCATGCTGCGATGAACGGACTCGGCATGCTCATCCATCAGGCCATACTGGCGCTGGAGCACTTCTCCTCCCTGTCTCTGGATGCTCCGCTCATGAAGGCCGCGGTCATGAAGCGCCTGATTCCCGTGCTGAAGGCCTCGGCCTGACGTTCCGGCAGAAATTACGGAAGCTTTTCCGGGCAAGGCCCTGCCTTCCCGAAAAAACAGACCGACCGGCTTTCGCCGCCGGACAGGCCTTTCCCAGCGCTGCAGCACGGCGGCTTTTCCTGCGGATACCAAAAAGAAAAGGCTCTTCATGTGCTGACACGAAGAGCCTTTTTCAATTTTTTAAGGCGAGATGAAAGCCCGTCCACGGGAGGGCCGCCTTTCCTGTGCGGTGAGTCTCTCTGCGGGCGGTATCCGGGTTACCCCTGCAAATCGGCGATGATACGGCTGCCCCAGGCTTCCACGTCGTCCCTGCTGCCTGAGCAGTCGCCTTCCACCTTGAGACCTTCTTCCATCATCACGGCGCCGAGAGAGGAAAGCCTGTCCTCCATCACGTCCACCGCGCCGCAGAAATGTTCAAAGCTGCTGTCGCCGCTGGCAAAGCAGGCGAACTTCTTTCCCTTCGCACCGATGGAATCGAATTCTTCAAAAAGGGTGTTGAAGTCATCCTGCAGTTCCACTTCATCGGTTCCCCAGGCGGAGCAGCCGAAAAGAACGGCATCATAGCCGTCGCACAGGCCTTCGGCCGTGACATCGGCGGCGTTCTTCACCACTACTTCATGACCGGCCGCGCCGATCTGTTCGCCGAGAGCTTCCGCAATACCCGCGGTATTGCCGGTGGTAGAACCATACACGATGAGAACCTTCATAGTTTTTCTCCATAAAAAGCCCCCGGAGAAAAAGGCCATAGGGCAGATGTCCGCAACGGCCCCATGCCGTGCGGAACGGCCTCCCCTTCCGGGGGCATAGAACGGGTCCGCATGTTTTTTTTGCACGGCGGAGATATGCCGTCTGTCTCCGCCGTGCACGACCAGGAGTACTCACCCCGCCCATGCGGGGTGGATGCAGGACAGAAAATCGGCCGGACCTCTGCTGTGAGTCAGAAGCCCGGCAGGGGGGGGGAGGAGACTGAAACCTTCAAGGTTCCAGAGCAAATTTTTGCCGGAATGCCAATGGCGGGCATACCGGCAATGCGGAGGAGAAAACCTTGCGGAAACACCTGTTTTTTCCGCAAGGCTATGGCGAATATGAAGATGGACCAGCATGTCCATGCTCCTGCCGCAGGGCGGAGAAATTCTGCCGGAGCATCCAGACACATGCTCCGGCCCGGGCATTGCAATACACAACGCCCCTGTATGGAGGCATGAAGCGCTCGGATCGCTTCACGCTGTTATGGGCATGAATACGGTGCTTTTTTCGGGCCGTTCCCCACCATGGGGAACGGCCCTCGCCGCACCAGGAGACTGAGGCTGGCACCTCAGCACGGAATACGACCCGGTCGCATTCCAATATCGTGCGAAACCGTGCGGTTCCGCGGAAATTTTGCCGTCTGACGCCTCCGGCAAAACGCCGGGTCAAGCCATCGTCAGACGGCTTGGGGGGGGGAGGTCAATACCCCTGTCCTGAATCAGCCGTTGCGAACCCTGTTCCCTTGTCAAAGATCAACGCGCGTTTCGCGCAGGCG contains these protein-coding regions:
- a CDS encoding flavodoxin, whose translation is MKVLIVYGSTTGNTAGIAEALGEQIGAAGHEVVVKNAADVTAEGLCDGYDAVLFGCSAWGTDEVELQDDFNTLFEEFDSIGAKGKKFACFASGDSSFEHFCGAVDVMEDRLSSLGAVMMEEGLKVEGDCSGSRDDVEAWGSRIIADLQG